Proteins encoded in a region of the Synergistaceae bacterium genome:
- the yiaK gene encoding 3-dehydro-L-gulonate 2-dehydrogenase, whose protein sequence is IMKVKFDELKAITKQAFLNLGLSEENAEICAHVHCSSSADGVESHGMNRVPRFAEYVKKGWINVNAKCELVKAKGAAENYNGHLGIGVINALFCSDRAIALAKEHGIGLVSLKNTTHWMRGGTYAWKMAESGFVGISWISTESCMPMWGSDVESVGNNPFCLAIPREDGQIVVDMAMSQYAYGKLGVYRLAGKQLPYPGGFDKEGNLTTDPAKIEESRRILPTGYWKGTSLAIALDLAAAAISNGLVGSDMDGENYRGSCTGCSQIFIAIDPYMFGTHDEIQEKLNRRVKIADSAHPIDPSRPVKCPGESTILRRKKSMSEGVQVDDIIFEQVKALAEGREFAGHIE, encoded by the coding sequence ATATAATGAAGGTAAAATTTGACGAACTCAAAGCAATTACTAAGCAGGCATTCTTAAATCTCGGACTCAGTGAAGAGAATGCAGAAATTTGCGCACACGTTCACTGCTCATCAAGTGCCGACGGAGTCGAGAGTCACGGAATGAACAGAGTCCCCCGTTTTGCTGAATACGTAAAAAAAGGCTGGATTAACGTTAATGCTAAATGCGAACTCGTGAAAGCTAAGGGAGCAGCGGAAAATTATAACGGTCATTTGGGAATCGGAGTAATTAATGCTTTATTCTGTTCAGACAGGGCTATAGCACTCGCAAAGGAACACGGGATCGGACTCGTTTCTCTGAAAAATACTACTCACTGGATGAGGGGCGGCACTTACGCTTGGAAGATGGCCGAGTCAGGTTTTGTCGGAATAAGCTGGATCAGCACAGAAAGCTGTATGCCCATGTGGGGGAGCGATGTCGAGAGCGTCGGCAATAACCCATTTTGTTTAGCAATCCCCCGTGAAGACGGTCAAATTGTCGTCGATATGGCAATGAGTCAATATGCATACGGAAAATTAGGAGTTTACAGGCTCGCAGGTAAGCAATTACCATATCCGGGCGGCTTTGATAAAGAAGGCAATTTAACGACTGATCCCGCAAAAATTGAGGAATCCCGGCGAATCCTTCCCACTGGCTACTGGAAAGGAACGAGTCTTGCTATAGCACTTGATTTAGCGGCCGCAGCAATTTCTAACGGGCTTGTAGGTTCTGACATGGACGGCGAAAATTATAGAGGCAGCTGCACGGGCTGTTCACAAATTTTTATAGCGATTGATCCGTATATGTTCGGGACTCATGACGAGATTCAAGAAAAATTAAACCGCCGAGTCAAAATCGCTGACAGTGCCCACCCGATTGACCCGTCCCGCCCCGTGAAATGTCCCGGAGAAAGCACTATTTTACGCCG